The window ttgaaaatatgttACATTTCCATAACAAAGCTACTTACATAAGCTGTAAGGAAAAGCTGCTGATCATCAAAACTGGAGTGTTTCTTTCCACTCACAATCTCTAACAATAGGACTCCAAAGCTGTAGACATCAGATTTTTCTGAGAATGTTCCGTGAAGTGCATATTCCGGGGGCATGTAGCCGCTGCAACCAATGAATTCATGATCaggatgtcaacaacaaatttctgtttgaaaatatatacttgAGTGAGGAAGTCAATGAGTGCTCACAATGTTCCAACAACCCTCGTTGTATTGGCTTGATCGTCATTTCCACAAAATATCTTTGCCATACCAAAGTCGGAAATTTTAGGGCTTAACGCCTCATCCAACAATATATTACTTGCCTTGAGATCTCTATGAATAATCTTTAACCTTGAATCCCGATGTAGGTAAAGCAGGCCTCTACAAATCCCCTCAATGATAAGTTTGTGTGTTTTCCATGTAAGAAGGTTATGTCTATGTGAACCTGAGAAAGGTTATCCGAACCATCATAGATTAAAGaacaaattaattgaattatttactTCAACAAAGTGATACTTGGGCATCATAGACATACTGAAGAGATAGGTATCTAAGCTTCCATTGGGCATATATTCATAAACAAGCAGTTTTTCTCCAGAGTCGACACAGCAACCAAGAAGTCTAACAAGATTGCGGTGCTGAAGCCTAGAAATCACCTCAACCTCATTCATGAACTCTTCAACCCCTTGGTTTGATGATCTTGCTAGCCTTTTCACAGCAATTTCTACACCATTTGGCAATTTCCCCTATAAACCAGCAATGGAATCACATTCACATAgagtataaaaattgaaaatattttaagtaaacTTGAAAGAAGATATACTTTGTAAACAGGACCAAAGCCACCTTGTCCGAG is drawn from Salvia hispanica cultivar TCC Black 2014 chromosome 6, UniMelb_Shisp_WGS_1.0, whole genome shotgun sequence and contains these coding sequences:
- the LOC125194263 gene encoding G-type lectin S-receptor-like serine/threonine-protein kinase At1g11300; the encoded protein is MYIRLAHSEIDKKKQVHRTIVVTTVVLGFILVICVLKMLLKHRAARKLISRLLFVKTKGTDKRYSEEMARIHNKHGVKLDELPLFTFTMLSNATQDFDCTNKLGQGGFGPVYKGKLPNGVEIAVKRLARSSNQGVEEFMNEVEVISRLQHRNLVRLLGCCVDSGEKLLVYEYMPNGSLDTYLFSSHRHNLLTWKTHKLIIEGICRGLLYLHRDSRLKIIHRDLKASNILLDEALSPKISDFGMAKIFCGNDDQANTTRVVGTFGYMPPEYALHGTFSEKSDVYSFGVLLLEIVSGKKHSSFDDQQLFLTAYAWKLWNEGKIVNLMDPAIYEDDSGMEDDIVRYGNVGLLCVQEMAADRPNMATALSMLNCEIVELPRPKQPAFVATQSSTNRSCKVSVNEVTISVVEGR